Proteins encoded within one genomic window of Agelaius phoeniceus isolate bAgePho1 chromosome 9, bAgePho1.hap1, whole genome shotgun sequence:
- the ACSL5 gene encoding long-chain-fatty-acid--CoA ligase 5 isoform X2 produces MIWILQVLFSPLPTPALISLIAFGAVIFLWVISRPKPLLPPVDLNKQSIGIEGGARRAALLTDNNLLSYYFEDAKTLYEVFQRGVSISGNGDCLGYRKPKQPYQWLTYKQVSDRTKYLGSGLLQKGCQPSSSQYIGIFAQNRPEWIISEYACYTYSMVAVPLYDTLGPEAIVYIVNKADISVVICDTPAKAEVLLKNCEDKKTPCLKIIVLMDLFDKELKDRGAKVGIEILSLQEVEELGKNNIREPVPPRPEDLSVVCFTSGTTGNPKGAMLTHQNVVSNAAAFLRCTENTIECTSSDVVISYLPLAHMFERVVQTVVYSCGAKVGFFQGDIKLLTDDMKTLKPTLFPVVPRLLNRVYDKIQSGANTPLKNFLLKFAVFMKTAEIKQGIIRNDSIWDKLIFKKVQETMGGRVRIMVTGAAPISPSVLTFLRAALGCQIFEAYGQTECSAGSTFSMPGDWTTGHVGAPLACNIIKLDDVEEMSYFSSNNEGEVCIKGPNVFKGYLKDPEKTAEAIDKDGWLHTGDIGKWLPNGTLKIIDRKKNIFKLAQGEYIAPEKIENVYIRSAPVAQVFVHGESLRSFLIGIVVPDAEMLPEFAAKLGVKGSFEELCKNPVMKKAILDDMIQLGREAGLKSFEQVKDLYIHTELFSVENGLLTPTLKAKRGDVVKFFQKEIEALYSSTQE; encoded by the exons ATGATCTGGATACTTCAAGTGTTGTTCTCACCGCTCCCAACACCAGCATTGATCAGTCTCATTGCATTTGGAGCTGTCATCTTCCTGTGGGTGATAAGCAGGCCAAAACCCCTTTTACCTCCTGTTGACTTGAACAAGCAGTCGATAGGGATTGAG GGAGGAGCCAGAAGAGCTGCACTCTTGACAGATAATAACCTGCTTTCTTATTACTTTGAAGATGCTAAAACCCTGTATGAAGTTTTCCAGAGAGGAGTGAGTATTTCTG GAAATGGTGACTGTCTAGGCTACAGGAAACCCAAGCAACCTTATCAGTGGCTGACATATAAACAG GTTTCAGACAGAACTAAATACCTGGGATCGGGACTCCTGCAAAAAGGATGCCAACCATCATCAAGCCAGTATATTGGCATTTTTGCTCAGAATAGGCCAGAG tgGATCATTTCAGAATATGCCTGCTACACCTACTCAATGGTTGCTGTTCCACTCTACGACACTCTGGGACCAGAGGCCATTGTATATATTGTTAACAAAG CTGACATAAGCGTGGTGATCTGTGACACGCCTGCAAAGGCAGAGGTCTTGCTTAAGAACTGTGAGGACAAAAAGACCCCATGTCTGAAGATTATTGTTCTCATGGATCTCTTTGATAAAGAGCTCAAGGACAGAGGAGCTAAAGTGGGAATTGAAattctgtcactgcaggaggtTGAG gagctgggaaaaaACAACATCAGAGAACCAGTT CCTCCTAGGCCCGAAGATCTTTCTGTTGTGTGTTTTACAAGTGGAACCACAG GTAACCCTAAAGGAGCCATGCTGACACATCAGAATGTTGTTTCAaatgctgctgccttccttAGATGCACAGAG AACACAATTGAGTGTACAAGTTCAGATGTTGTCATTTCCTATCTTCCTCTGGCTCACATGTTTGAGAGAGTTGTGCAG ACTGTGGTATACAGTTGTGGAGCAAAAGTTGGCTTCTTCCAAGGAGATATCAAGCTGCTAACAGATGACATGAAAACCTTGAAGCCAACGCTATTTCCAGTTGTACCAAGACTGCTCAACAGAGTCTATGACAAG ATCCAGAGTGGTGCAAACACCCCACTAAAGAATTTCCTGTTAAAATTTGCTGTGTTTATGAAGACAGCTGAAATAAAACAGGGCATCATTCGAAATGACAGCATTTGGGACAAGCTAATCTTCAAAAAAGTTCAG GAAACCATGGGTGGAAGAGTGCGTATCATGGTGACAGGTGCAGCCCCTATATCTCCCTCTGTCCTGACATTTCTTAGAGCAGCATTAGGCTGTCAG ATCTTTGAAGCTTATGGCCAGACTGAATGCTCAGCTGGATCCACTTTCTCAATGCCTGGAGACTGGACAACAG gCCATGTTGGGGCTCCTCTGGCTTGTAATATCATAAAACTAGATGATGTGGAAGAAATGAGCTACTTCTCTTCTAACAATGAAGGCGAG GTCTGCATTAAAGGACCAAATGTGTTCAAGGGTTATCTGAAAGATCCTGAGAAGACAGCAGAAGCAATTGATAAAGATGGCTGGCTCCACACTGGAGACATAGGGAAGTGGTTGCCA AATGGAACGCTGAAGATCATTGATAGGAAGAAGAATATATTTAAACTTGCACAAGGAGAATACATTGCTCCAGAGAAGATAGAAAATGTCTATATCAGAAGTGCTCCTGTAGCCCAGGTCTTTGTGCATGGGGAAAGTCTGAGG TCTTTTCTAATAGGTATAGTGGTTCCTGATGCTGAAATGCTTCCAGAATTTGCAGCAAAACTGGGAGTCAAAGGTTCCTTTGAAGAGCTCTGCAAAAACCCTGTGA TGAAGAAAGCTATTTTAGATGATATGATCCAACTGGGGAGAGAGGCTGGCCTTAAATCCTTTGAACAA GTTAAAGACCTGTACATCCACACAGAGTTGTTTTCTGTAGAAAATGGACTCTTGACGCCAACACTGAAGGCAAAGCGAGGAGACGTTGTTAAATTCTTCCAGAAGGAGATTGAGGCCCTCTATTCGTCTACTCAGGAGTAA
- the ACSL5 gene encoding long-chain-fatty-acid--CoA ligase 5 isoform X3 codes for MIWILQVLFSPLPTPALISLIAFGAVIFLWVISRPKPLLPPVDLNKQSIGIEGGARRAALLTDNNLLSYYFEDAKTLYEVFQRGVSISGNGDCLGYRKPKQPYQWLTYKQVSDRTKYLGSGLLQKGCQPSSSQYIGIFAQNRPEWIISEYACYTYSMVAVPLYDTLGPEAIVYIVNKADISVVICDTPAKAEVLLKNCEDKKTPCLKIIVLMDLFDKELKDRGAKVGIEILSLQEVEELGKNNIREPVPPRPEDLSVVCFTSGTTGNPKGAMLTHQNVVSNAAAFLRCTENTIECTSSDVVISYLPLAHMFERVVQTVVYSCGAKVGFFQGDIKLLTDDMKTLKPTLFPVVPRLLNRVYDKIQSGANTPLKNFLLKFAVFMKTAEIKQGIIRNDSIWDKLIFKKVQETMGGRVRIMVTGAAPISPSVLTFLRAALGCQIFEAYGQTECSAGSTFSMPGDWTTGHVGAPLACNIIKLDDVEEMSYFSSNNEGEVCIKGPNVFKGYLKDPEKTAEAIDKDGWLHTGDIGKWLPNGTLKIIDRKKNIFKLAQGEYIAPEKIENVYIRSAPVAQVFVHGESLRSFLIGIVVPDAEMLPEFAAKLGVKGSFEELCKNPVKDLYIHTELFSVENGLLTPTLKAKRGDVVKFFQKEIEALYSSTQE; via the exons ATGATCTGGATACTTCAAGTGTTGTTCTCACCGCTCCCAACACCAGCATTGATCAGTCTCATTGCATTTGGAGCTGTCATCTTCCTGTGGGTGATAAGCAGGCCAAAACCCCTTTTACCTCCTGTTGACTTGAACAAGCAGTCGATAGGGATTGAG GGAGGAGCCAGAAGAGCTGCACTCTTGACAGATAATAACCTGCTTTCTTATTACTTTGAAGATGCTAAAACCCTGTATGAAGTTTTCCAGAGAGGAGTGAGTATTTCTG GAAATGGTGACTGTCTAGGCTACAGGAAACCCAAGCAACCTTATCAGTGGCTGACATATAAACAG GTTTCAGACAGAACTAAATACCTGGGATCGGGACTCCTGCAAAAAGGATGCCAACCATCATCAAGCCAGTATATTGGCATTTTTGCTCAGAATAGGCCAGAG tgGATCATTTCAGAATATGCCTGCTACACCTACTCAATGGTTGCTGTTCCACTCTACGACACTCTGGGACCAGAGGCCATTGTATATATTGTTAACAAAG CTGACATAAGCGTGGTGATCTGTGACACGCCTGCAAAGGCAGAGGTCTTGCTTAAGAACTGTGAGGACAAAAAGACCCCATGTCTGAAGATTATTGTTCTCATGGATCTCTTTGATAAAGAGCTCAAGGACAGAGGAGCTAAAGTGGGAATTGAAattctgtcactgcaggaggtTGAG gagctgggaaaaaACAACATCAGAGAACCAGTT CCTCCTAGGCCCGAAGATCTTTCTGTTGTGTGTTTTACAAGTGGAACCACAG GTAACCCTAAAGGAGCCATGCTGACACATCAGAATGTTGTTTCAaatgctgctgccttccttAGATGCACAGAG AACACAATTGAGTGTACAAGTTCAGATGTTGTCATTTCCTATCTTCCTCTGGCTCACATGTTTGAGAGAGTTGTGCAG ACTGTGGTATACAGTTGTGGAGCAAAAGTTGGCTTCTTCCAAGGAGATATCAAGCTGCTAACAGATGACATGAAAACCTTGAAGCCAACGCTATTTCCAGTTGTACCAAGACTGCTCAACAGAGTCTATGACAAG ATCCAGAGTGGTGCAAACACCCCACTAAAGAATTTCCTGTTAAAATTTGCTGTGTTTATGAAGACAGCTGAAATAAAACAGGGCATCATTCGAAATGACAGCATTTGGGACAAGCTAATCTTCAAAAAAGTTCAG GAAACCATGGGTGGAAGAGTGCGTATCATGGTGACAGGTGCAGCCCCTATATCTCCCTCTGTCCTGACATTTCTTAGAGCAGCATTAGGCTGTCAG ATCTTTGAAGCTTATGGCCAGACTGAATGCTCAGCTGGATCCACTTTCTCAATGCCTGGAGACTGGACAACAG gCCATGTTGGGGCTCCTCTGGCTTGTAATATCATAAAACTAGATGATGTGGAAGAAATGAGCTACTTCTCTTCTAACAATGAAGGCGAG GTCTGCATTAAAGGACCAAATGTGTTCAAGGGTTATCTGAAAGATCCTGAGAAGACAGCAGAAGCAATTGATAAAGATGGCTGGCTCCACACTGGAGACATAGGGAAGTGGTTGCCA AATGGAACGCTGAAGATCATTGATAGGAAGAAGAATATATTTAAACTTGCACAAGGAGAATACATTGCTCCAGAGAAGATAGAAAATGTCTATATCAGAAGTGCTCCTGTAGCCCAGGTCTTTGTGCATGGGGAAAGTCTGAGG TCTTTTCTAATAGGTATAGTGGTTCCTGATGCTGAAATGCTTCCAGAATTTGCAGCAAAACTGGGAGTCAAAGGTTCCTTTGAAGAGCTCTGCAAAAACCCT GTTAAAGACCTGTACATCCACACAGAGTTGTTTTCTGTAGAAAATGGACTCTTGACGCCAACACTGAAGGCAAAGCGAGGAGACGTTGTTAAATTCTTCCAGAAGGAGATTGAGGCCCTCTATTCGTCTACTCAGGAGTAA
- the ACSL5 gene encoding long-chain-fatty-acid--CoA ligase 5 isoform X1 gives MIWILQVLFSPLPTPALISLIAFGAVIFLWVISRPKPLLPPVDLNKQSIGIEGGARRAALLTDNNLLSYYFEDAKTLYEVFQRGVSISGNGDCLGYRKPKQPYQWLTYKQVSDRTKYLGSGLLQKGCQPSSSQYIGIFAQNRPEWIISEYACYTYSMVAVPLYDTLGPEAIVYIVNKADISVVICDTPAKAEVLLKNCEDKKTPCLKIIVLMDLFDKELKDRGAKVGIEILSLQEVEELGKNNIREPVPPRPEDLSVVCFTSGTTGNPKGAMLTHQNVVSNAAAFLRCTENTIECTSSDVVISYLPLAHMFERVVQTVVYSCGAKVGFFQGDIKLLTDDMKTLKPTLFPVVPRLLNRVYDKIQSGANTPLKNFLLKFAVFMKTAEIKQGIIRNDSIWDKLIFKKVQETMGGRVRIMVTGAAPISPSVLTFLRAALGCQIFEAYGQTECSAGSTFSMPGDWTTGHVGAPLACNIIKLDDVEEMSYFSSNNEGEVCIKGPNVFKGYLKDPEKTAEAIDKDGWLHTGDIGKWLPNGTLKIIDRKKNIFKLAQGEYIAPEKIENVYIRSAPVAQVFVHGESLRSFLIGIVVPDAEMLPEFAAKLGVKGSFEELCKNPAVKKAILDDMIQLGREAGLKSFEQVKDLYIHTELFSVENGLLTPTLKAKRGDVVKFFQKEIEALYSSTQE, from the exons ATGATCTGGATACTTCAAGTGTTGTTCTCACCGCTCCCAACACCAGCATTGATCAGTCTCATTGCATTTGGAGCTGTCATCTTCCTGTGGGTGATAAGCAGGCCAAAACCCCTTTTACCTCCTGTTGACTTGAACAAGCAGTCGATAGGGATTGAG GGAGGAGCCAGAAGAGCTGCACTCTTGACAGATAATAACCTGCTTTCTTATTACTTTGAAGATGCTAAAACCCTGTATGAAGTTTTCCAGAGAGGAGTGAGTATTTCTG GAAATGGTGACTGTCTAGGCTACAGGAAACCCAAGCAACCTTATCAGTGGCTGACATATAAACAG GTTTCAGACAGAACTAAATACCTGGGATCGGGACTCCTGCAAAAAGGATGCCAACCATCATCAAGCCAGTATATTGGCATTTTTGCTCAGAATAGGCCAGAG tgGATCATTTCAGAATATGCCTGCTACACCTACTCAATGGTTGCTGTTCCACTCTACGACACTCTGGGACCAGAGGCCATTGTATATATTGTTAACAAAG CTGACATAAGCGTGGTGATCTGTGACACGCCTGCAAAGGCAGAGGTCTTGCTTAAGAACTGTGAGGACAAAAAGACCCCATGTCTGAAGATTATTGTTCTCATGGATCTCTTTGATAAAGAGCTCAAGGACAGAGGAGCTAAAGTGGGAATTGAAattctgtcactgcaggaggtTGAG gagctgggaaaaaACAACATCAGAGAACCAGTT CCTCCTAGGCCCGAAGATCTTTCTGTTGTGTGTTTTACAAGTGGAACCACAG GTAACCCTAAAGGAGCCATGCTGACACATCAGAATGTTGTTTCAaatgctgctgccttccttAGATGCACAGAG AACACAATTGAGTGTACAAGTTCAGATGTTGTCATTTCCTATCTTCCTCTGGCTCACATGTTTGAGAGAGTTGTGCAG ACTGTGGTATACAGTTGTGGAGCAAAAGTTGGCTTCTTCCAAGGAGATATCAAGCTGCTAACAGATGACATGAAAACCTTGAAGCCAACGCTATTTCCAGTTGTACCAAGACTGCTCAACAGAGTCTATGACAAG ATCCAGAGTGGTGCAAACACCCCACTAAAGAATTTCCTGTTAAAATTTGCTGTGTTTATGAAGACAGCTGAAATAAAACAGGGCATCATTCGAAATGACAGCATTTGGGACAAGCTAATCTTCAAAAAAGTTCAG GAAACCATGGGTGGAAGAGTGCGTATCATGGTGACAGGTGCAGCCCCTATATCTCCCTCTGTCCTGACATTTCTTAGAGCAGCATTAGGCTGTCAG ATCTTTGAAGCTTATGGCCAGACTGAATGCTCAGCTGGATCCACTTTCTCAATGCCTGGAGACTGGACAACAG gCCATGTTGGGGCTCCTCTGGCTTGTAATATCATAAAACTAGATGATGTGGAAGAAATGAGCTACTTCTCTTCTAACAATGAAGGCGAG GTCTGCATTAAAGGACCAAATGTGTTCAAGGGTTATCTGAAAGATCCTGAGAAGACAGCAGAAGCAATTGATAAAGATGGCTGGCTCCACACTGGAGACATAGGGAAGTGGTTGCCA AATGGAACGCTGAAGATCATTGATAGGAAGAAGAATATATTTAAACTTGCACAAGGAGAATACATTGCTCCAGAGAAGATAGAAAATGTCTATATCAGAAGTGCTCCTGTAGCCCAGGTCTTTGTGCATGGGGAAAGTCTGAGG TCTTTTCTAATAGGTATAGTGGTTCCTGATGCTGAAATGCTTCCAGAATTTGCAGCAAAACTGGGAGTCAAAGGTTCCTTTGAAGAGCTCTGCAAAAACCCT GCAGTGAAGAAAGCTATTTTAGATGATATGATCCAACTGGGGAGAGAGGCTGGCCTTAAATCCTTTGAACAA GTTAAAGACCTGTACATCCACACAGAGTTGTTTTCTGTAGAAAATGGACTCTTGACGCCAACACTGAAGGCAAAGCGAGGAGACGTTGTTAAATTCTTCCAGAAGGAGATTGAGGCCCTCTATTCGTCTACTCAGGAGTAA